DNA from Halogeometricum sp. S1BR25-6:
GTCCATGTACGACTCCTCCAGCACCTCGTCGGCGGCCGAGCGCGCCGCCTCGTCGGCGTTGGCAACGGCGAACGAGCGGCCGGCGACGCCGAACGTCGACGCGTCGTTGACGCTGTCGCCGACGGCGACGAATGCCTCGGGGTCCATCCCCAGCGTCTCGCAGAGGCGCTCGAAGCCGACGCCCTTCTCGACGCCCGGCGTCTTGACGTGGTAGGCGTAGCCGGTGTCGATGACCTCCATCTCGTGCTCCTCCGCCACCGCGCGGAGCAACGCCTCGTCGGCCGTCCGCTCGACGGCTATCTCCGTCTCCCGCCAGTAGTTGATGTCGTCGAACGACCCCCAGCCGAGGTCGCCGCCGCGTTCGGCGAACTCGTCCGCGACGGCCTGCGCGCGCGCTCTATCGCCGGTGTACGTCACCTCGCCGTCCGCGAGGACGACCCCGCCGTTCTCCGCGACGACGTTCTTCTCGATGCCGAGGTAGTGACAGAGGCTCACGGGGTAGGGGAACGCCTTCCCGGTGGCGAGCACGACCGGCGCCTCCCACGCCGAGAGCGCGTCGCACGCCCGCGGGTCGAGGCGGCCGGGTTCGTCGGTGAGCGTCCCGTCGATGTCGAGGACCAGCGGCGGCGCGTCGGTGTCCATGGTATGGCCGCGGTTCGGCGCACGCCGGCAAAGAGTCACCGCTCGGGGTGAGTGCCGCCGGCGTCCGCCGAGCCGAGGCGCTCGAAGACGAGCGTGGGGAAGTTGGGCTCCGGACGCGTGGGGGGGCGGCCGGGGCCGTCGCCGTCGGCAGCCGTCTCCACCCGGCGGACGAGTCCGGACTCCGCGAGTTCGTAGAGGACGCGCTTGAC
Protein-coding regions in this window:
- a CDS encoding phosphoglycolate phosphatase, with the protein product MDTDAPPLVLDIDGTLTDEPGRLDPRACDALSAWEAPVVLATGKAFPYPVSLCHYLGIEKNVVAENGGVVLADGEVTYTGDRARAQAVADEFAERGGDLGWGSFDDINYWRETEIAVERTADEALLRAVAEEHEMEVIDTGYAYHVKTPGVEKGVGFERLCETLGMDPEAFVAVGDSVNDASTFGVAGRSFAVANADEAARSAADEVLEESYMDGTLSLLSRILE